The proteins below are encoded in one region of Bacillota bacterium:
- a CDS encoding polysaccharide biosynthesis protein → MNARGRQESLVHGIAVLGVAGFVAKLLGAAYRIPLTRLIGAEGVGIYQLAYPVYVTILSVARAGIPVAVSKLMAEYHALGKDSHARRVFRVSLYLLVASGLLFTLVLGLGATTVARWLGDPRAALALAAVAPAILLVAAGSAFRGYFQGLRLMTPTAIADVAEQCVRVAVILGLAWMLAPRGVEVAAAGAAGAAVTGSLVSLAYVAGLYLRGGNRLLAPGRAPRGEDAVLVRRILALGIPVAAASLALPLMGFLDAVIVQNRLRVAGFSLREATTLYGRLTGLAMTLVNLPAVLATAISANMVPWVSQAYATGNRQELARRASLGVRACCLFSVPAAAGLLALATPITSLLYADPLAGPVLAWVSPAVLFLNLYLVTTSILQGMGMPTLPIYHIAAGGLAKVITSYTLTAIPAWNVRGAALGSVLADLVAGLLNLRAVMARTGLAPDWRGWVAVPAGGSLVMIPVALVLGRFWPWGRHPGTLVAIFAGTLVYGVVVLLAGGVKREEIASLPGGARVLDLAGRLRLPIR, encoded by the coding sequence ATGAACGCACGGGGGCGTCAGGAATCTCTCGTGCACGGAATCGCCGTGCTGGGGGTGGCCGGCTTTGTGGCCAAGCTCCTGGGAGCGGCCTACCGCATCCCCCTGACCCGCCTCATCGGGGCGGAGGGCGTGGGCATCTACCAGCTGGCCTATCCCGTCTACGTCACCATCCTCTCGGTGGCGCGAGCCGGCATCCCCGTGGCGGTATCCAAGCTCATGGCCGAGTACCACGCTCTGGGAAAGGACTCCCATGCGCGCCGGGTGTTCCGGGTCAGCCTGTACCTCCTGGTCGCGAGCGGTCTCCTTTTCACCCTGGTGCTGGGGCTGGGTGCAACAACGGTAGCTCGCTGGCTGGGGGATCCGCGGGCGGCGCTGGCGCTGGCCGCCGTGGCCCCTGCCATCCTGCTCGTGGCCGCGGGGTCGGCTTTCCGTGGCTACTTCCAGGGCCTGCGTCTCATGACCCCCACCGCCATCGCCGACGTAGCCGAGCAATGCGTGCGGGTGGCGGTGATCCTGGGGCTGGCCTGGATGCTTGCGCCCCGGGGGGTGGAGGTGGCTGCTGCAGGGGCGGCCGGAGCTGCCGTGACCGGGAGCCTGGTGTCTCTGGCGTACGTGGCCGGCCTCTATCTCCGGGGCGGAAACCGGCTGCTCGCCCCGGGGCGCGCGCCCCGGGGCGAGGATGCTGTGCTGGTACGCAGGATCCTGGCCCTGGGGATTCCGGTGGCTGCTGCCTCTCTCGCCCTGCCGCTCATGGGTTTCCTGGACGCCGTGATCGTCCAGAACCGCTTGCGGGTGGCCGGGTTTTCTCTGCGCGAGGCCACCACTCTCTACGGTCGCCTCACCGGGCTGGCCATGACCCTGGTGAACCTCCCCGCAGTGCTGGCCACCGCCATCTCCGCCAACATGGTGCCCTGGGTCTCCCAGGCTTACGCCACCGGCAACCGGCAGGAGCTGGCGCGGCGTGCTTCGCTGGGCGTGCGGGCCTGCTGCCTCTTTTCGGTGCCGGCCGCGGCGGGACTGCTGGCGCTGGCCACGCCCATCACCAGCCTCCTCTACGCCGATCCCCTGGCAGGGCCGGTCCTGGCCTGGGTGTCGCCGGCCGTGCTGTTCCTGAACCTGTACCTGGTGACCACGTCCATCCTGCAGGGCATGGGCATGCCCACCCTGCCCATATACCATATAGCGGCGGGGGGACTGGCCAAGGTCATCACGTCTTACACCTTGACCGCCATTCCGGCCTGGAATGTGCGCGGTGCTGCCCTGGGTTCGGTGCTGGCCGATCTGGTAGCCGGATTGCTGAACCTGCGGGCCGTGATGGCGAGAACCGGGCTGGCGCCCGACTGGCGGGGTTGGGTGGCAGTCCCCGCAGGCGGTTCGCTGGTCATGATACCGGTGGCCCTGGTGCTGGGGCGCTTCTGGCCGTGGGGCCGACACCCTGGTACGCTGGTAGCCATCTTTGCGGGCACCCTGGTGTACGGCGTGGTGGTCCTGCTGGCAGGTGGAGTGAAGAGGGAGGAAATCGCTTCCCTGCCCGGCGGAGCCAGGGTGCTTGATCTGGCCGGGCGCCTGCGACTCCCCATCCGCTAA
- the lexA gene encoding transcriptional repressor LexA has protein sequence MNLCTEGGIGVPRNRQGLSERQERILEFIQRSLEERGYPPSVREIARAVGLRSPASVHTQLDRLEKMGLVRRGRMTSRALEVLGPGTTRYRGKVAMVPLVGKVTAGEPILAVENIEDYVPLPPELTTEGNMFVLTVRGDSMIGAGILDGDRVVVRQQESADNGDIVVALMGEEATVKRLFKEQDGVRLQPENPAMAPIRAKDVKVLGKVIGLYRRI, from the coding sequence ATGAATCTATGTACGGAGGGAGGAATTGGGGTGCCCAGGAACAGGCAGGGACTCAGCGAGCGGCAGGAGCGCATCCTGGAGTTCATCCAGCGGTCGCTGGAAGAGCGCGGCTATCCCCCGTCGGTGCGGGAGATCGCGCGCGCGGTGGGGCTCAGGTCGCCGGCGTCGGTGCACACCCAGCTCGACCGTCTGGAGAAGATGGGCCTGGTCAGGCGGGGTCGCATGACTTCCCGCGCCCTCGAGGTGCTGGGACCGGGCACCACCCGCTACCGCGGTAAGGTGGCCATGGTACCCCTGGTGGGCAAGGTGACGGCGGGTGAACCCATCCTGGCGGTGGAGAACATAGAAGACTACGTCCCCCTTCCCCCCGAACTCACTACGGAGGGCAACATGTTCGTCCTCACCGTGCGCGGCGACAGCATGATCGGGGCCGGCATCCTGGACGGCGACCGCGTGGTGGTCCGCCAGCAGGAGTCGGCCGACAACGGTGACATCGTGGTGGCGCTCATGGGCGAGGAAGCGACCGTGAAGCGGCTCTTCAAGGAACAGGACGGGGTGCGGCTCCAGCCGGAGAACCCGGCCATGGCACCCATTCGCGCCAAAGACGTAAAGGTACTGGGCAAGGTAATCGGTCTCTACCGCCGCATCTAG